AGTCCATTTCTGCATCCCAGACAATGGAAATGTAATGCTTGGTACCTGCAGAGCAACCAATGCCATCAGCCAGACTGATTTGTAATATCCACTCATGGAAAAACGTTCAAACTTATCTCACATTTTTTGTTGATTCAAACAGTAAACATTAGCTTCAACATTGTGAAAATTGCGATAAAAGCTCAAAACTGAATCAACTTAGCACTATTGGACAAAACTAACATTATATAGAGAGAACAGCAGTAGGGGATCAATTACTTTGTAGCGGCACACCTTCAATTCCTATTGTTAGCATATTCTCAGGTTTTTCGCTATATCTGGTCTTGTCAATTTTATCATGTGTTCAGTTCTAAAATTATTAAACATCCACAATGATCAAAATCGAAGAAAATGGACTGCACAGAAACCACACCAACAGCCAAAATTTCTTAGAAGAACAGGGCCCTGCTTGGTATCGTTTTCATTGAAAACGAAACCAACATTTGAACAGAGTGCCAGTACACGGGGAATGGCCGAATGCCTACCCAGTCAAGCACAAGGATAATTATAGTTTGGATCAGACAAACTATATTTAACTATAAATATAGACACCTTTGCTTTGCTGAGTTTCTCACAAATTCAGATTATCTGAGAAAATATTTAACCAAACCGCTCAAGATTCGCATAATTATACAATAATAACCGCAAGCAATCATTGGGTATTATAGTGATCCTGAATGAGCAATAATGTGAAAGAAATTGCAAACCCATATTGATATAAGAAGTTTAAAGCCAAATGCTGGGGCGTTTTAGTTATCAAATGTTTGCATTGATGGAACAATAAATAAATCATCATCAAATTTGACACTAGACAGACCAATAAACAGAAAAAAACTCAATGAAATATAGCaagcagcaaaaacaaaaacaGGAACTACCACCGAAGGACAGGAAAGGAAAAATATTTCATCCTGCTGCTACTAACAGATAGTTACCTGCTGAGTCAATACATCAAGATAGCATGCCTATCCCAACAAATCACATTATGCCCGCATCTACAAGAATAGGAAGTCAAAGAACCAATGAGATTCCAACAGACAGTTAAATAGGTACGAGGGGGCACTAACTAGATATAAACACGCTGCTATAATTCGAGTAAACAGTCAGTTGTATCTGATCATAATGAAATTCGTAAGTATGTCAATAGGCCTGCAACAAAAAAAAAGTCTCTACTGACATCCATAGAATTAAACCACATAACTCGACAATAATAATACAAGAATATCGAATGACTTGGTTTACTTTTACCTGCAGTATAGACACCTTCAAATGGATAATAGTGAAACCAGCAGTAAAAGCGGTAGGATTCAAGAAGTTTCTTAAACTGCAACGATTCAAACTGGACTTTGAAGACGCCGATAAATGTCCACAGTAACACCACATTGTTGTCCTCAGCAAACCCGAGTATCCTTGGGCTCTGACTGCCCTCCTCTGAATTCATGGAAAGTAGCTTGTCTAGTGCAACAGTTCTTTCCAGCACCCATGAAGCTACACCATCACAGTCCGTCTTCCACTTCCATGCTTGGACGCAGTAGTCTGACAGGAAGAGGAAACCAAGGCCACCACCCTCCGCCCGGATAACCGTGATGGAGCAAGTGTTGACATCGACGTCCACTGGCACATGTATCACACTAAGGCTCTGCCTATCCAAATTAAATTCAAGTATTCCACAGAAATTCCCTATAAGGAACCAGTACAGGGAATTCCCAACCATCACAGAGCACATGTCATGGTAAACCATGGTGAGTACATCAGGATCGTTGGCCGGAAGCAGCGTCGACACGAGATTGCTCCATACACCAGTGTCCGACGAGTACACCGAGGCCACAGCCTGTGAATGATGTATGCCACTGTTGCCTACCAAGACAACCTGGAAACGGTGGGGCACTCCGGCAGCACGAAGCACCGCTCCGCTAATCATGGTTTCCTCATTGTCAAACCCTGGGGGGACGTCTAGGTGGTGCCGGTCACCGGTGATGGGATCCCATACCAGGAGCTGGTTCCGCCGCCAGAGGAAGATGAGCATGAGGCCATGGCGGCATCCGAGGATCACGTAGGTGTGGACGGCGTCGATGGGAAAGGGGAAGCGGGCTTGCGGGACGCGATTGGGGGCATCCAGCGTAGGTTCGAAATGGACGGGGGAGATACCTTGGACGAAGCAGCCGAGGAGGGGAGGATTGCGGCGGTGGTGGAGGCGGAAGCGGCGGAGGAATCGGGCGTCGGATACGATGCCGCGCCAGCGCTCGCAGACGAGGAATGCGCGGGGGAGGGAGGACGGCAGCGGGGGCAGGCGGACGAGGATCTCTGAGAGGAGGTCTTCGTCCTCCAGCGGCGCCGCcgacgagcggcggcggcggcggcgggtgcagGGGCTGCTCATCTCCTCACCGATGCGGGCTCTGCTGGACTGGATAACGAGAAGAGGGGAAATGGAAGCCCAAAACAAGGCTCGAGACTGAAGCCCACGAAGGTtttaaaatttgtgaactttCATAGAGAGAAAAAACAGCATAGTGGTACGTAAGGGCATTCTGTTGTGTGTTCTGCAGAATTCGGTTAGTATGAACATACTCCCTCAGTTcctaaatactccctccattttaaaatagatgacccaactttatatAAAGTTAATATAaaattgggtcatctattttggaacgaagAGAGTACTACTCCCCCCGTTCTCAAATGTAAGTCTTATAGAGAATTTAATAAGTGACTATGTacggagcaaaataagtgaatcaACCTGTGATTGAATGGTTAGAAAGACAGTGATATTCTCAGCccatcagggttcaagtcctggtgctcgcattattcctcaatttatttcagaatttctgGCGATGCACCTTCAGTGGAAGAAGatgttcccgtcgacgacgaggcatctatggtgacttcgtaaatctcaagatgatatgccagCTCAGTCTCTCGAAGATGCTCATAGAGGTAGAGTGTGTGTGTGCATTTATAAGGGCGAGTGTATGCGCGTATGTATGTCTCCTGTCCTCATCGCCATGACTCTCGTCGGAGCAGCCTGTGGGGCGGCTTTTGCAGCACCCGATGGCGAGCTCACACTCCACGCATCCACGCTCCTCCAGCCTGCCACACTCTAGTAGCCAGCATAGAAAAGTTTTTTTATTTGAAGTGATACTAAATTTCTGTGTGTCCGTCTGTTAGGACATGAAAAACAGTTTGTCTAGAATTTCGTATGTGGCCGCGCGAGCTATGGCCCCAGTGCAGCTAGCCCACTTATTTTTCTGTCACACAGCTGGGAAAAATCCTATTTCCCGCACAAGACGGCAAGTAGTCGGAGCTTGGCACAGGGCACCCAAGACTGAGCCGGCCCATTTTCATTTTTCTGTGTTCtgtttctattttttttcctttccttttttctttcCTGGTTTTTCCACTTACGAGTTTATTTTTTATTACTTCTATTTTGcaaattcaaaattttgaaaaaacgttcaaaatttcatttttgttcaattttttgaaaaatgttcgaGTTCAAATGTTTTTTCCTATTTTGAAATTTTTTAGAACTTTAAATTTTTGTTCTTGTTCCAAAATTGGTTTTAAATTAAAAAATTGGTTTCCCAAATTGTtcaattatttaaaaaaatgcaTTTTAAAATGTTCCAAATTCAGAAAATATACTTATTTTAAATAGCCCCACATTGCTCCTTCACATATAGTTGTAACAATTTATATACATGTGCAAAACTGCATGTAGTAATGTTCTGGCTGAGGGATGGGTGGATTAAGCTGGACGAATGATGGATGGATTGGTACGTGAGCTAGCTAGAAAAGGACCATGAAGTTATTAAATAAAAATGTTCCCATTTTTTCAaaattcttttttgtttttcaaaattgttcaAGATTGTCAAAAACAAATTGCATTCTAAAAAATAATATTAGTTTAGTGAAATGTTAACAAATTCATAATAATATTTGCATATTTTTTAAAAATTTGTTCTAAATGTTCAAAACTTGTTTCTGTTTTAAAAAATCATGCACAAATTTAGAAAATGTTTATGTTTATATAAAggttcatgttttcaaaaaaaattgtgaGTTTTTAAAATCCCATTCTACTTTTTCTCGTGTTTTTTCCAAAAATGtacagtattaaaaaaactattaggaatttcaaaaattgttcatgtttcCAAGAATATTCGGTAATTCATaattatgattttttttaaaagttcagaaaaataaaaaaggccttgaatcttttttttttgagacaaactCGCGGAAGCTTTTATTAAACCGTCACAATGTTTACAGGGACGAACAAACGATCATCGGGGTGGCCTAACCAAACATGGCGGCCGGTCCCCAGCGTTAATGCATGCTTCGCGAGGTTGTGTGCCTCGAAGTTCGAGGTCCGGAATTCATGACTAAAAGTGCAAGAAGTAAAAAACCTAGCTCTTTCTGTTATTTCATGCACCACCGCTCCATAAGACGCCGACGTTCCCCCTTTAATTGCTTCAACAGCAGTCCTGCAGTCAGACGCAACGAAAATTCTCTGCTCATATAGGTATCAGCCAACGCCAGTGCTTCTCTGATGGCTAGAACCTCCAAAACCTCTGGATCTTCGATGTTTCTGAAAATGATAGCAGATGCGCCCTTGAGCTCCCCCGTGCTATCCCGGCATATCGTTGCCACTGCCCCAAACCGGCCAACGCGTGAGACTGCCgcgttgatgacccacaagtataggggatctatcgtagtcctttcgataagtaagagtgtcgaacccaacgaggagcagaagaaaatgataagcggttttcagcaaggtattctctgcaagtactgaaataagtggtaacagatagttttgtgataggataatttgtaacgagcaacaagtaacaaaagtaaataaagtgcatcaaggtggcccaatcctttttatagcaaaggacaagcctggacaaactcttatatggagaaaagcgctcccgaggacacatgggaattatcgtcaagctagttttcatcacgttcatatgattcgcgttcggtactttgataatttgatatgtgggtggaccgatgcttgggtgttgttcttacttgaacaagcatcccacttatgattaacctctattgtaagcatccgcaactacaacaaaagtattaaggtaaacctaaccatagcatgaaacatatggatccaaatcagccccttacgaagcaacgcataaactagggtttaagcttctgtcactctagcaacccatcatctacttattacttcccaatgccttcctctaggcccaaataatggtgaagtgttatgtagtcgacgttcacataacaccactagaggctagacaacatacatctcatcaaaatatcgaatgaataccaaattcacatgactactaatagcaagacttctcccatgtcctcaggaacaaacgtaactactcacaaagcatatccgtgttcataatcagaggggtattaatatgcataaaggatctgaacatatgatcttccatcaaataaaccaactagcatcaactacaaggagtaatcaacactactagcaacctactagtaccaatcccggacttggagacaagaattggatacaagagatgaactagggttttgagaggagatggtgctggtgaagatgttgatggagatggccctctcccgatgagaggagcattggtgatgacgatggcgatgatttccccctcccggagggaagtgtccccggcaggacagctctgccggagccctagattggttccgccaaggttccgcctcgtggcggcggagtctcgtcccgaaaggttgcttatgattttttccttgacgaaagacttcatatagcagaagatggccaccggagagccaacagggggcccacgaggcagggaggcgcgccctgggggggtagggcgcgcccccaccctcgtggccaggtgggtccccctctggcgtacttcttccgctcaatattttttattatttccaaaaataactttcgtggagtttcaggacttttggagttgtgcagaataggtctctaatatttgctccttttccagcccagaattccagctgccggcattctccctccttatggaaccttgtaaaataagagagaataggcataagtattgtgacataacgtatagtaacagcccataatgcaataaatatcgatataaaagcatgatgcaaaatggacgtatcaactcccccaagcttagacctcgcttgtcctcaagcggaagccgataacgataaatatgtccacatgtttagaggtagaggtgtcgataaaataaaatacggacatgagggcatcatgattaatctgataacaacaacatatatggatattgtcatatgatttcttatgctcaagtaataatatattcacaatgcaaaagtacaaatcataaactttattgagaactaacaaactataatctcagtcattgaagcaattgcaatttatcataacatcagaaagagtttatgtcagagctttctagcaagtccacatactcaactgtCATTTAGTCTTttataattgctaacactcacgcgatacttgtggttacggagttttaaccggacacagagaaagataggggcttattgttttgcctcccaaccttttacctcaagggtaacgtcaacaataataattcatgctgacttacatccgattagatatatctatcaggatctttccaacaccctgtgcttgccaaaggataaagtataaaaaggaaaggtgaacatcaccatgactcttgcataaggtagaagataataataaaagataggcccttcgcagagggaagcagaggttgccatgcgcttttatggttggatgcacaaaatcttaatgcgaaagaacgtcactttatattgccacttgtgatatgaacctttattatgcagtccgtcgcttttatttcttccacatcacaagatcgtacaaagcttatttcctccacaccaatcaatcatacatatttagagagcaatttttattgcttgcaccgatgacaacttacttgaaggatcttactcaatccataggtagatatggtggactctcatggcaaaactggtttatgggtttttggaagcacaagtagtatctctacttggtgctaagaatttggctagcatgagggggaaaggcaagttcaacatgttggatgatccatgacaatatactttatctcagatataagaaaacataacccattacgttgtcttccttgtccaacatcaactctttagcatgtcatattttaatgagtgctcccaatcataaaagatgtctacgatagtatatttatatgtgaaacctctctttccttattacttcctattaattgcaatgatgaccaaagctatgtttgccaactctcaacaatttttaatcatcatactctttctatgtgaagtcattactctcaataagatcaatatgatctctttgtt
The sequence above is a segment of the Aegilops tauschii subsp. strangulata cultivar AL8/78 chromosome 6, Aet v6.0, whole genome shotgun sequence genome. Coding sequences within it:
- the LOC123494315 gene encoding F-box/kelch-repeat protein At3g61590-like, with the translated sequence MSSPCTRRRRRRSSAAPLEDEDLLSEILVRLPPLPSSLPRAFLVCERWRGIVSDARFLRRFRLHHRRNPPLLGCFVQGISPVHFEPTLDAPNRVPQARFPFPIDAVHTYVILGCRHGLMLIFLWRRNQLLVWDPITGDRHHLDVPPGFDNEETMISGAVLRAAGVPHRFQVVLVGNSGIHHSQAVASVYSSDTGVWSNLVSTLLPANDPDVLTMVYHDMCSVMVGNSLYWFLIGNFCGILEFNLDRQSLSVIHVPVDVDVNTCSITVIRAEGGGLGFLFLSDYCVQAWKWKTDCDGVASWVLERTVALDKLLSMNSEEGSQSPRILGFAEDNNVVLLWTFIGVFKVQFESLQFKKLLESYRFYCWFHYYPFEGVYTADAGIM